CTGAATATCTCTATAGCCTACAGTGTTGGACTGGTTTGCCATGTCCTCACGAAGAGCACTTGCTTCCATTTCCAAATTTTTTGCTTCTGATTCATCTGATACTGGAACAGGAGATGTGTACGGTCCCTGCATTTGTTGAGATCCCATGAGATTTGCTGCAGACTGCTGCCCTGACTCTGATTGGAATAGATCAAACTGGGAACTTTGATTTGTTGATGATTCAGGGGCGGCTATGGGGTTTCCAACTTCTGTGGCTGTTGGTGCAAGCTGGACCGGAATATTCATAGAACTCCAAGAAGGCCTTGCTGCATCAGGATTTTTTTCAAACCCAACTTGCTCTAAATTATTTGTTAGATCACGTATCCCCTGTATTAAACTTGATCCCTTCTGACTTGCTGTATCATCTTGTGCTTGGTGGACTAATGGTTCCCTGGACCTCAAAGAATCCGTCTGTGACACGGTTTTGGTGCTGGTTCTCATATTCTCCTCAGACAATAGGCCGGTGAATCTTTTTGATGTCGATTCTTTTGGTTTCATGGATAAGTTTCCTAAAGAGTTTAAATGTTCATCCAGAAAAGTAGACTTTGGACAAGTTTGATGAGCAGAGTCGGCACCGAGACTTGAAGGTTGTTCTGAAGCTTCCCTTTGGTATATTTCATCGTATGGCCTATCCAATTCTTTCTTCTTATTTGCCAAAGCAATTTCTTTTTGGGAATCTCTAATAATAGGGCTAATGTCACTACCCTCAGTTCCTTCTTTAGACCTAGAAGTCAAAGTCGGAATCATTTGGGGTTGCTGATCCTCTTCTTCGCCAGACTTTTTTCCAGAGCCAAAAGACATGTTATGCCCTGTCAGAGTAACATCCTCGATACTATGCTTATTGCTATCTGTGTTGTTTTCTGGCTTTGAGTTTTTGTTAAAGCTTGAACTACTTGATGAGCGAGACTCTGACAAATTTCTTGAACTCTGTGCTGGGGAGTCTATCAAATTATTCTGAATTTTTTCTTCCAAGTTGCCCGAGGAATCACTGGATGGAGGTAGACCCAggataacattttcaaatctaGCATCGCTTTCCACTGGCGAGGTACcaatgttaaaattgtttaaacttgattcaccttaaaaatagaaaatgaataCTTTTCACCAATATTTATAtcttcaattattaaaaaaaaggctGGGTGCTCAGCAATTTATCCACAAGATATACCAGGTgcctaaatctttaaaaaaacaaataatttatttagctattaaatattatttattaatttaaaagaaaaatgtcttACAATTTATTTAACCTAATGGGTTTTCTTTATAATCATATACCAGGTTCTTCTTTGTatacagtttaaaaatgacCAGGACCAATAATCCAGCCCTATAAACAGTTCCAATTTTGGTTAAGATTGCAAGGTAAGCAATGGAAAGGAGACATATGTTATCACCATTGAATACCAATAAtaatcattttcttatttttaaatttaaaaaatggactGAAATAACAGTGATAAACAGAAAGATTGCATCATTTATTGAAACGACAAAGTATAACATGGGAGGTAACAATGACCAAAGATGTACATGTCCAACAAATCACTCAAAAGACATAATGCACCTTGACTTCAAAAGATAACCATGAATATGGCTTTGTGATGAAATTTGaactgtatgtacatgtacacttttttgaagtttttttcttcattttattgatataagTATAAAGCTAAATTCTCTAGCACCCATTTCATATCCCTATCTCCGATCCCAAGAGACTTTTTCttattatgtattttaatatatgtgcTTAGTTTGGCTGccagacttttttttaaagtaaaattttaagatatgacttaaaacaaaaattgtaatcaTATATTtcacataattatgtaattacTGTGACAGTGTCCATTCAATGTCCTGTCAA
The window above is part of the Magallana gigas chromosome 10, xbMagGiga1.1, whole genome shotgun sequence genome. Proteins encoded here:
- the LOC109620152 gene encoding uncharacterized protein, with protein sequence MDHFKLVRDIWPLLREHLVDPLEILPDIQGFTDVDKEDIKAAALRSKIQAIDKLQEALRRRNFRCFQSFLYALLKHQYVDLAMEIAERGGIQLEYPPRLTCAMQQNITSPITGIRNVQVYRGTAQICARPWSHSSSSSSSDTRSIPSNTRSAEQQASGGTDEDQLTSETELGEVSVEITDRWAAELSKNKLWRELSKKMGFKKNKVMEIEKSGNAGDAFLDELTLRGFKVADLMKHLQDEKFSSFLQIIRLDLGESSLNNFNIGTSPVESDARFENVILGLPPSSDSSGNLEEKIQNNLIDSPAQSSRNLSESRSSSSSSFNKNSKPENNTDSNKHSIEDVTLTGHNMSFGSGKKSGEEEDQQPQMIPTLTSRSKEGTEGSDISPIIRDSQKEIALANKKKELDRPYDEIYQREASEQPSSLGADSAHQTCPKSTFLDEHLNSLGNLSMKPKESTSKRFTGLLSEENMRTSTKTVSQTDSLRSREPLVHQAQDDTASQKGSSLIQGIRDLTNNLEQVGFEKNPDAARPSWSSMNIPVQLAPTATEVGNPIAAPESSTNQSSQFDLFQSESGQQSAANLMGSQQMQGPYTSPVPVSDESEAKNLEMEASALREDMANQSNTVGYRDIQNSIPDQNQRCLENMEYHSSIVNQFCYSEGGRSRSQGGSNSSNVPTNARETLDRREGSTLGSMSNVLNDFPQLTDSLLNEETLTSNSSS